Proteins encoded by one window of Chondromyces crocatus:
- a CDS encoding formylglycine-generating enzyme family protein, with protein sequence MHLTASRRPLLLAFSFTATALVAPGCSPDESPPDSGSLVGTQVDGPDLGLRRGLRGDIPALARPEDEVALGGHDGGGQGQGGHDGGGQGGQGHEGGASGGQGGAGGDDPRGNQQGAGGLGSSGPGGADQGAGGHGVSGAGGSGTSGAGGDLGSGGAGPVEVGAAGVGGAAGVGGAAGVGGAAGVGGAAGVGGATPGGSGGAGTEGGGGSGQPASAVPSCLSGASGAGRNCGRDGNDGCCDVLTVPGGSFDRMNDPAYPATVSSFRLDKYPITVGRFRAFIASGHGTQQNPPAAWSGANPYTNGLDTGWNPAWNGRLAASEAELMAALKCDPYGTWNTWTDVPGTLEKKPIVCVTYYELRAFCAWDGGFLPTEAQFSYAAVGGAEQRPYPWGDDESGVPLRAAYDCTADGSEPQNCKATDLTEVGVFPLGVGRWGHMDLSGNAYNTTLDSVDDYLPKVPCVDCVRYDEGISTITFSGSWVAKLFKLKNDFRAGYAKDARRYYRGGRCARAM encoded by the coding sequence ATGCACCTCACTGCCTCACGTCGTCCTCTGCTGCTCGCGTTCTCTTTCACGGCCACTGCGCTCGTCGCTCCGGGGTGCTCCCCGGACGAGTCTCCGCCTGACAGTGGCTCCCTCGTGGGGACCCAGGTGGATGGTCCTGACCTGGGCCTACGCCGTGGGCTGCGCGGCGACATCCCTGCCCTGGCGAGGCCAGAGGATGAGGTGGCGCTGGGTGGCCATGATGGTGGTGGTCAGGGCCAAGGTGGCCACGATGGCGGCGGTCAGGGTGGCCAGGGCCATGAAGGCGGGGCGTCGGGTGGCCAGGGGGGTGCTGGAGGAGACGACCCTCGCGGGAATCAGCAAGGCGCTGGCGGGCTGGGCAGCTCGGGTCCAGGTGGCGCCGACCAGGGCGCTGGCGGCCACGGGGTGAGCGGCGCTGGCGGCAGCGGGACGAGCGGTGCGGGAGGCGACCTGGGCTCGGGTGGCGCAGGCCCTGTCGAGGTCGGTGCGGCTGGTGTCGGCGGTGCGGCTGGTGTCGGCGGTGCGGCTGGTGTCGGCGGTGCGGCTGGTGTCGGCGGTGCGGCTGGTGTCGGCGGCGCAACGCCTGGGGGCAGTGGAGGCGCTGGCACGGAAGGCGGGGGAGGCTCCGGTCAGCCCGCCAGCGCCGTGCCGAGCTGCCTGTCCGGTGCATCTGGTGCCGGGCGGAACTGTGGCCGCGACGGCAACGATGGCTGCTGCGACGTGCTCACGGTGCCGGGGGGCTCGTTCGACCGCATGAACGACCCGGCCTACCCGGCCACGGTCAGCTCGTTCCGGCTCGACAAGTACCCGATCACGGTCGGGCGGTTCAGGGCCTTCATCGCGTCGGGCCACGGGACCCAGCAGAACCCGCCGGCCGCGTGGTCGGGGGCGAACCCGTACACGAACGGCCTGGATACGGGCTGGAACCCGGCCTGGAATGGTCGGCTGGCGGCCAGCGAGGCCGAGCTGATGGCGGCGCTCAAATGCGATCCGTACGGCACGTGGAACACCTGGACCGACGTGCCCGGCACGCTGGAGAAGAAGCCGATCGTCTGCGTGACCTACTACGAGCTGCGGGCGTTCTGCGCGTGGGACGGGGGCTTTCTGCCCACCGAGGCGCAGTTCAGCTACGCCGCCGTGGGCGGGGCCGAGCAGCGTCCGTACCCGTGGGGCGACGACGAGAGCGGTGTGCCGCTGCGCGCGGCGTACGACTGCACGGCCGACGGCTCGGAGCCTCAGAACTGCAAGGCGACGGACCTCACCGAGGTGGGTGTGTTCCCGCTCGGCGTGGGGCGCTGGGGGCACATGGATCTGTCGGGCAATGCGTACAACACCACGCTCGACAGCGTCGACGACTACCTGCCCAAGGTGCCGTGCGTCGACTGCGTGCGGTACGACGAGGGCATCTCGACGATCACGTTCTCGGGCAGCTGGGTCGCGAAGCTGTTCAAGCTGAAGAACGACTTCCGGGCCGGCTACGCCAAAGACGCGCGCCGCTATTACCGGGGCGGGCGCTGCGCTCGGGCGATGTAG